The nucleotide sequence ATCCACGGAAGTGAACCCACTTTGTATTGTCTACCTGATTTGAACTGTCAAATCTAAATTCTTGAATTGGAGAAGTGTCTATGGCAGCTGTATCTCTAAGCGTCTCTACCGTGAAGCCCCTGGGCGATCGCGTATTTGTAAAAGTCAGCGCATCTGAAGAAAAAACCGCTGGTGGCATTCTGCTTCCCGATACTGCAAAGGAGAAGCCCCAAGTTGGTGAAATCGCTGCAGTTGGCCCTGGCAAGCGCAACGATGATGGCTCTCGCCAAGCACCCGAAGTCCAAGTGGGCGACAAGGTTCTCTACTCCAAATACGCCGGAACCGACATCAAGCTCGGTGGCGACGAGTACGTTCTGCTGTCCGAGAAGGACATCCTGGCTGTAGTTAGCTAATTTCCATTAGCACACCTAGCTCTAAACCCAAATTGAAACCGAGAACTCAACAACACTGAAGAGGTACTATGGCTAAGCGCATTGTTTACAACGAAAACGCTCGTCGTGCCCTGGAAAAGGGAATGGACATTCTGGCTGAAGCGGTTGCAGTCACCCTCGGCCCCAAAGGGCGAAACGTCGTTCTAGAGAAGAAGTTCGGTGCACCTCAAATCGTGAACGACGGCGTCACCATTGCGAAGGAAATTGAACTCGAAGATCACATCGAGAACACAGGTGTTTCCCTGATTCGTCAGGCAGCATCCAAGACCAACGACGCAGCGGGTGACGGAACCACCACCGCAACCGTTCTAGCACACGCCATCGTCAAAGAAGGTCTGCGGAACGTGGCTGCAGGTGCAAACGCCATCTCCCTGAAGCGCGGTATCGACAAAGCAACCGGATTCCTGGTTGACCAAATTGCTAGCCACGCTCGTCCGGTTGAAGATTCCAAGGCGATCGCTCAGGTCGGTTCTATCTCCGCAGGCAACGACGACGAAGTTGGCGCGATGATCGCTGAGGCGATGGACAAAGTTGGTCGTGAAGGCGTGATCTCCCTGGAAGAAGGGAAGTCCATGACCACCGAACTCGAAGTCACCGAGGGGATGCGCTTTGATAAGGGCTATATCTCTCCCTACTTCGCCACCGATACCGAGCGCATGGAAGCGGTTCTGGACGAGCCGTTCATCCTGCTCACCGACAAGAAGATTGCATTGGTTCAAGACCTCGTTCCCGTTCTAGAGCAGGTTGCACGCGCAAGCCGTCCTCTGCTGATCATCGCAGAAGACATCGAGAAAGAGGCTCTCGCAACCTTGGTGGTTAACCGTCTGCGCGGTGTTCTGAATGTTGCGGCTGTTAAAGCTCCTGGCTTTGGCGATCGCCGGAAGGCCATGCTGCAAGACATCGCGGTTCTGACGGGCGGTCAGGTGATCACCGAAGATGCGGGTCTGAAGATCGATAGCGTCAAGATGGATATGCTCGGTAAGGCTCGCCGCGTCACCATCACCAAAGACACTACCACCATTGTTGCCGAAGGGAACGAGGCTGAAGTCAAGGCACGCTGCGAACAGATTCGTCGTCAGATTGAAGAGACCGATTCCAGCTACGACAAAGAGAAGCTGCAAGAGCGCTTGGCGAAGCTGTCCGGTGGTGTTGCCGTAATCAAAGTGGGTGCGGCAACCGAAACCGAAATGAAGGATCGCAAACTGCGCCTGGAAGATGCCATCAACGCAACCAAGGCTGCCGTTGAAGAGGGGATCGTTCCCGGTGGGGGTACCACCCTGGCTCACCTCGCGCCTCAGCTCCAAGACTGGGCAAACTCCAGCTTGTCCGGTGAAGAGTTGATCGGTGCTAGCATCGTGGCTCGTGCCCTGACCGCTCCTCTGAAGCGCATTGCTGAGAACGCAGGCCAAAACGGCGCTGTAATCGCTGAGCGCGTGAAAGAGAAAGAGTTCAACGTCGGCTACAACGCAGCTAACAACGAGTTCGTTGATATGTTTGCGGCTGGTATTGTTGACCCTGCGAAGGTAACCCGTTCCGCTCTGCAAAACGCGGCGTCCATCGCCGGAATGGTTTTGACCACCGAGTGCATCGTAGTAGACAAGCCTGAGCCTAAGGAAGCGGCTGGTGCGGGTGCTGGCGCTGGTATGGGCGGCGACTTTGACTACTAAGGTCTAGACGGTAGAGTTCTCTCTACTCCTGATGTGAATTGAGTTGGCGATCGCTTCTCCAAGAGGGGCGATCGCTTTTCTATGAAGACCAAGACCGTCCCCA is from Synechococcales cyanobacterium T60_A2020_003 and encodes:
- the groES gene encoding co-chaperone GroES is translated as MAAVSLSVSTVKPLGDRVFVKVSASEEKTAGGILLPDTAKEKPQVGEIAAVGPGKRNDDGSRQAPEVQVGDKVLYSKYAGTDIKLGGDEYVLLSEKDILAVVS
- the groL gene encoding chaperonin GroEL (60 kDa chaperone family; promotes refolding of misfolded polypeptides especially under stressful conditions; forms two stacked rings of heptamers to form a barrel-shaped 14mer; ends can be capped by GroES; misfolded proteins enter the barrel where they are refolded when GroES binds) produces the protein MAKRIVYNENARRALEKGMDILAEAVAVTLGPKGRNVVLEKKFGAPQIVNDGVTIAKEIELEDHIENTGVSLIRQAASKTNDAAGDGTTTATVLAHAIVKEGLRNVAAGANAISLKRGIDKATGFLVDQIASHARPVEDSKAIAQVGSISAGNDDEVGAMIAEAMDKVGREGVISLEEGKSMTTELEVTEGMRFDKGYISPYFATDTERMEAVLDEPFILLTDKKIALVQDLVPVLEQVARASRPLLIIAEDIEKEALATLVVNRLRGVLNVAAVKAPGFGDRRKAMLQDIAVLTGGQVITEDAGLKIDSVKMDMLGKARRVTITKDTTTIVAEGNEAEVKARCEQIRRQIEETDSSYDKEKLQERLAKLSGGVAVIKVGAATETEMKDRKLRLEDAINATKAAVEEGIVPGGGTTLAHLAPQLQDWANSSLSGEELIGASIVARALTAPLKRIAENAGQNGAVIAERVKEKEFNVGYNAANNEFVDMFAAGIVDPAKVTRSALQNAASIAGMVLTTECIVVDKPEPKEAAGAGAGAGMGGDFDY